From one Agathobaculum sp. NTUH-O15-33 genomic stretch:
- the spoIIAB gene encoding anti-sigma F factor: protein MRGVVNKMSIKFESHSVNEAFARQAVGAFVSQLDPTMEELGDIKTVVSEAVTNAIVHGYADKAGFITVSVRLFEGRALEIKIKDAGRGIADVQKARQPMFTTGDDTRSGMGFTIMETFTDKLRVRSTEGRGTLVTMIKTLSER from the coding sequence ATGCGCGGCGTAGTCAATAAAATGAGCATTAAATTTGAAAGTCACTCGGTAAACGAGGCGTTCGCCCGGCAGGCCGTGGGCGCTTTTGTTTCCCAGCTCGACCCGACGATGGAGGAGCTGGGCGATATCAAAACCGTCGTGTCGGAGGCGGTGACCAACGCCATTGTCCACGGCTACGCGGATAAAGCGGGCTTTATCACCGTGTCCGTGCGCCTTTTCGAGGGACGCGCGCTGGAGATCAAGATCAAGGACGCGGGACGCGGCATCGCGGACGTGCAAAAGGCGCGCCAGCCGATGTTCACCACCGGCGACGATACGCGTTCGGGCATGGGCTTCACCATCATGGAGACCTTTACGGACAAGCTTCGCGTCCGCTCTACCGAGGGACGCGGCACGCTCGTGACCATGATCAAGACGCTATCGGAGCGATAG
- a CDS encoding sigma-70 family RNA polymerase sigma factor: MTELTRDLLRDAAAGDREAEARLLQENSGLIWSIARRYYGRGVEPDDLYQLAAVGFIKAVRGFDLELGTQFSTYAVPKIAGEIRRFLRDDGAVKVSRAMKERSAKLHRIETELTAKTGNSPTISEIAEAAGLTPEEVAACEQSNVTVDSFERELSGGGHLSDLIGDDGLEERACLYLSLREAIRTLPERDQEVLALRFSRDLTQQQVAKLIGVSQVQVSRIEKRAIAHLRGQLTDSG, from the coding sequence ATGACCGAACTAACGCGCGACCTGCTGCGCGACGCGGCGGCGGGTGACCGCGAAGCCGAAGCGCGTCTTTTGCAGGAGAACAGCGGCCTGATCTGGTCGATCGCGCGGCGCTATTACGGGCGTGGCGTCGAGCCGGACGATCTATACCAGCTTGCCGCCGTTGGGTTTATCAAGGCGGTGCGCGGGTTCGATCTGGAACTCGGCACGCAGTTTTCTACTTACGCGGTACCCAAAATCGCGGGCGAAATACGGCGGTTTCTCCGGGATGACGGCGCGGTCAAGGTCAGCCGCGCCATGAAGGAACGTTCGGCCAAGCTGCACCGCATCGAAACCGAGCTGACCGCCAAAACCGGCAATTCCCCCACCATCTCTGAAATCGCCGAAGCCGCCGGGCTTACCCCGGAAGAGGTAGCGGCCTGCGAACAGTCCAACGTAACGGTGGATTCCTTTGAGCGCGAGCTTTCGGGCGGCGGCCACCTGTCCGACCTGATCGGCGACGACGGGCTCGAAGAGCGCGCCTGCCTGTATCTCTCGCTGCGCGAAGCCATACGCACCCTGCCCGAGCGCGACCAAGAGGTGCTCGCCCTGCGCTTCTCGCGCGACCTGACCCAGCAGCAGGTCGCCAAGCTCATCGGCGTGTCGCAGGTGCAGGTATCCCGCATTGAAAAGCGCGCCATCGCCCACCTGCGCGGCCAACTGACGGACAGCGGATAG
- a CDS encoding anti-sigma factor antagonist (This anti-anti-sigma factor, or anti-sigma factor antagonist, belongs to a family that includes characterized members SpoIIAA, RsbV, RsfA, and RsfB.) codes for MLQITPTMKEGTLIVSLAGDLDHHEARLAIEQSEDLLALYPCEKLVLELHGLTFMDSSGLAVVMHLFRTSARSGRDFAVRGAPPQAMRVFEAAGLPQVMIFEKGE; via the coding sequence ATGTTACAAATCACCCCAACCATGAAAGAGGGCACATTAATTGTTTCCCTCGCGGGCGACCTGGATCATCACGAGGCGCGCCTTGCGATTGAGCAATCGGAGGATTTGCTCGCGCTCTACCCCTGTGAAAAGCTGGTTTTGGAGCTGCACGGGCTTACGTTTATGGATAGCTCCGGCCTAGCGGTCGTTATGCACCTGTTTCGCACGTCGGCACGCAGCGGGCGCGATTTTGCCGTGCGCGGCGCGCCGCCGCAGGCCATGCGCGTGTTTGAAGCGGCCGGTCTGCCGCAGGTCATGATTTTTGAAAAGGGGGAATGA
- a CDS encoding bifunctional folylpolyglutamate synthase/dihydrofolate synthase — protein sequence MDQPKTAIEYIHSLGRFSGAPGLHRIRALCAALGDPQKRLKCVHLAGTNGKGSTACMIANTLRCAGYRTGLNTSPYLVHFHERIRVDGAMIGDSDLSRLAERVALAAESLTLPEGETIGEFEFTTAISFLYFLEQECDIVVLETGLGGRCDASNVIDPPEVCVITPISRDHMDALGDTVAEIAAEKAGIIKPSSAVVCAVDQPAEALPVLRRACDAAGAIWCSFPTDTTVLRCDIHNTAFLYEGQGYTLAMPGRYQLQNALTALHTIQALRERGWKIDVSAVVRGLASARMAGRLERVRENPLVLLDGAHNVAGTDALCDAIDEMLGRKRLHVVMGMVRDKEYEVCVRQLARRADIFYACAPDNDRALITTTLAALAEQDCDAVFDCGTAERAIALALENAAPNDCVLVCGSIYLVGEAEKILRTRQKATE from the coding sequence ATGGATCAACCGAAAACCGCAATCGAATACATCCACTCGCTCGGCCGCTTTTCGGGCGCGCCCGGGCTGCACCGCATCCGCGCGCTTTGCGCCGCGCTGGGCGATCCGCAGAAGCGCCTGAAATGCGTGCATTTGGCGGGCACCAACGGCAAAGGCTCAACCGCCTGCATGATCGCAAACACCCTGCGCTGCGCGGGCTACCGCACCGGGCTGAACACCTCGCCCTATCTTGTCCATTTTCACGAGCGCATCCGCGTGGACGGCGCCATGATTGGGGACAGCGACCTGTCCCGTCTGGCCGAGCGCGTCGCCCTCGCGGCGGAAAGCCTTACCCTGCCCGAAGGCGAGACCATAGGCGAATTTGAGTTTACCACCGCCATTTCCTTTCTCTACTTTCTAGAGCAGGAGTGCGATATCGTCGTGCTGGAAACCGGCCTTGGCGGCCGGTGCGACGCATCGAACGTCATCGACCCGCCGGAGGTCTGCGTCATTACGCCCATTTCGCGCGACCATATGGACGCTTTGGGCGATACCGTGGCCGAGATCGCGGCGGAAAAGGCCGGCATCATCAAACCGTCCAGCGCGGTGGTCTGCGCGGTCGATCAGCCGGCGGAGGCGCTCCCCGTCCTGCGGCGCGCGTGCGACGCGGCGGGCGCGATCTGGTGCTCCTTCCCGACGGATACCACCGTATTGCGGTGCGATATTCACAACACCGCTTTTCTGTACGAAGGGCAGGGCTACACGCTCGCCATGCCGGGCCGCTACCAACTGCAAAACGCGCTCACCGCCCTGCACACCATACAGGCCCTGCGCGAGCGCGGCTGGAAAATCGACGTTTCCGCCGTGGTGCGCGGCCTTGCCTCGGCGCGCATGGCGGGCCGCTTGGAGCGCGTGCGCGAAAACCCGCTTGTTCTGCTGGACGGCGCGCATAACGTGGCGGGCACGGACGCTCTGTGCGATGCGATCGATGAAATGCTGGGCCGCAAGCGCCTGCACGTCGTCATGGGCATGGTGCGCGATAAGGAATACGAAGTCTGCGTGCGGCAGCTCGCCCGCCGGGCCGATATCTTCTACGCCTGCGCCCCGGATAACGACCGCGCGCTCATCACCACCACGCTGGCCGCGCTGGCCGAGCAGGATTGCGACGCCGTGTTCGACTGCGGCACCGCCGAGCGGGCGATCGCCCTCGCGCTCGAAAACGCAGCCCCCAACGATTGCGTGCTGGTCTGCGGTTCGATCTACCTTGTCGGCGAAGCGGAAAAGATCCTCCGCACGCGACAGAAAGCGACCGAATAA